taatatactccctctgttccattctatagtgcctattgttttttggcacggaaattagcgcaagagtattttgtaCACAAGACCCCTAGGTGAACGATttaagatcaacgtaaaatttgggaaatccatatcttcctaacttatcataacaattttgggagctggacgatttgggagctgaacggggagggggtaattgaaaaaaagctaagctacaaccttatattctgaaacaaatgccaaaaatctataggcactatagaaaggaatggagggagtactagGTTGCAACTAACTTTTTCGGTTGGATATGAGTTGCAACGGGATTTTCTTTTTAACAGTTCCACACCGACTGAAACCGAATCCTATATATTTTTGTATAACACTTTTTATATACACTATAATCGCAACAAATTTTTTTTCTGGTTACACTATGGTTGCAAATATTCTTTTCGCTTAGATGCTGGTCATGCAATTTGGATGATAATTAAGCTAATTTATATATTCAAATGAGAATTAGGACATGTGCATTGGTTCCAACGGTGGTCGTCTGCAATTCTCTTCCACGTCACCTGCAGACGATACAGTAGACAGCTTCTACAGTGGATGGTCTGGGCTAGCGACGAGGGACGGTTATAGGGTGGAGGAGAGTTCATCTCGGGCGCGTTTGGTTACAGCCACCTTGGCTCACATCGGGTCAGTAATTTTCAGGCCGTTTGGATGTCTGCAACCCACTGCGTTGTTGCATGAATCGGGTTTTAAAGCACCCTGGGACAGGCCTGGAGGAACGTCCGGAATGACAGTTTCTCCGGGGCCAGGCCCGTTGCGGCCAGAAACCTGCACGCGTGGAGAAGGGGGCGGAGACACCGCGTCCCTTTGGGAACACGCGCCATAATTAGCATCACcgctcccctctccttcctctcagTCACGACCGCACTCTCACCTCccccaaactgtcacatcaccCGACGGTTCCCCTCCCGCCGACCAATCTGCCGCACGGACGCACGGAGGAGCACCGCTACCGGAGGAGGAGACGTCGGCGACCAGGACCTCGACATCGGCCGCAATCTGCTCCGCAGTCCTCATCGGCATCTCGTCTTCGCCTGCGACCTCGAGCTCGTCCTCGGTCGGAAGAATGGCGGTAACGACCTCTCCTTCTCACATTCGTACTCATTCTGTTCAAACATGCCATTCTCGGGCATTTCCGAGGACATGCACATTAGATCTGCTAGGGTTTCCGTTAGGATATCGGTCGGATTGACATTTTGCAAGGTGTCCGTCCCCATTTCTTCCAGTTCTTGTTCAGTTCTTGCATTTCACGGTCTCGATTTGCTTAGATCTGTTACTATATTGTCGGATTGCGGTAGATCCTTCCTAGATCGTGCTTTCGATTGCTGAAACTGGCAGATCTTACTGTGCATGCAAAGAGGGGAAGGGTTTTTTGTGCTTGGGTTTGGCATGTTGAGATTGTTGTGCGGAATGAGTCGTGGTAGGTTGCTGTAGATTGTGTAGTTTCTGATTGAACTAGGCCGATGATTGTAACCGATAATCATAGTCTGAGGAGATGATTGATCTGAACCTATGGCATGACTGAACATCACCATGCCATTGGTTCAGATCAAACATCTCCTCCATATGTGCTCATTCTATGAGGCCTATGCTACCTTGCTTTCCATGTTTGTACTTCTTCAGTTGTTCAATGGCCAATGATTTAACTATGGCACAACGGAAGGCagggtgctgccctcaaacttagtcgtgtgtgccatattacttgcacactagacttagtttgcgggCAGTCCCTTTGCCTGCCGTGTGATCCTATATATGAGGCCTCGTTTTGGTTTGTCtagtgcattggccaatgattgaaCAATGGCACACTGGAAGGCAAGGTGTTGCCCTCAAACTTACTCATGTGTGCCATATTAGTGGCACAGTAGACTTAGTTTGGGGACAGTCCCTTTGCCTGCCGTGTGATCCTACATATGAGGCCTCGTTTTGGTTTGTCtagtgcattggccaatgattcaacaatggcacactggaaggcaaggtgctaccctcaaacttagtcgtggTGTGTGATttcttgcacactagacttagtttgagggCAGTCTCTTGAGCTGCCTTGTGATCCAATGTATGAGAGGCACCACATGTTTTCAATGTTCGTTTTCATCTATATACTTGTGAGCAGGCACACCTCTAATGTGTTCTTGTGGCAGActgagaagctcaagcttgggtcaCCTGAGACCCCCGACGAGGGACCGTCCAAGAAGCGAAGGGCGGCTAACGTCGGCCACTTCCAGCTGAACGTGGGGCCGGACGAGTTCCTGCGCATGGTCTTCAAGCCAACCTTCAACCGGCTACGGATCCCTCATGATTTCGTCAGGTGGTTCGGAGAAATCCCTTCGAacatcatcgtcaccaccaacacaggCTGCTACTGGAGGATGACTACCATGAGAGAAGGCGATGACGCATACATTGACCAGGGGTGGGCGGCCTTCGCCGTCGCTCATCAGCTGCAGATAGGCCAGTTCCTCGTTTTCAAGAAGGTGTCCACCTTCCAGTACAATGTGGTCATCTTCGACTACACCTGCACTGAGGTGATGACCATGTGACGTTACCATGGCGACGCCACCAGGTGTGTCGTCTTCCAAAATTATGTCTGAAGCTCCTGGTCTGTGTGTACTTGTTGTTCCAGTCGTCTTGTTCAACTATGATCGTCTATGGTGTGTCCTGAACTATGATCATCATGTGTCCTGAACTATGATCCTCCTCTGTCGTCAACTATGAACGTGTTTGAACTATTATCACTGCTAAGTTTGTCTGAACTGTGAACCGTGTTTTTCCTTGTGCTGTTGATCGCTGGTAAACTCACCACCGAAGGTAAGACGTAAGCAGAAGCAGTTTCTGGGTTGCAACTAAACAACAGCGGCGTCGTTCTGGGATTCTACGAGGCCTGAAAACCGACCTACCAACCGGGCAGAGCCGAAATCTCCACGAGACTAAAAAAACTCTATGCAGGCCACCAAATAATGTGGCTTTTATGACCCATGGCCCGTCTGCTACGCGCAGGTGACTCCTTCCTGTTGCGCCAGTCATGCAGGCTACCAAATGCGCCCCTCGTGCACATATTTCTGGTGTCCCACCACGGTCTTTGAAAATAGTTGATGGTCTTTCTACAGGGAAGACTTAGGTAGGATGAGGTTTTAGATAGGATCTATGAGAATAATTTTATTGCAAagacaaaacatgttcaaaaatTCTGAAAATAAATCACAACACACATCTATGTTATATATGCAACGCCAAAAATTTGTAACTTCAAATTCGACATACATTTAGAGAgacaaaaaagataaatctgaGTGTGAATAGTGTGAAATACTAGTCAATCAGATCTGACACTATTCACAACAgaatttgttttttttatttctaCAAGTGTAGATCAGATTTTAAGCTGAAATTTCTTGGAGTTGTAGATACAACCTATATGCATGTCGtttattattttcagattttttcgcatgtTTAAAGTATGTTTTTTTTAGGTTGATCCTATGATCCTACCTAATGGAGAGATCCTACACAAGTCTCTCCCGTCTTTCTACAACGGCAACGGAGGGCGTCTACAATCAGTGATCTACACGGAAACAGACCGTATGTATTTTTACAGACGGACTTGTTCCCAGTCCTATATACTGCCCATGTCACCTTTAAGAGCATTTAACTTCCTTTGCTGTTTTTGCTGATTGGATAAAATGCCATCTGAAATTGTCAGTGATCACAAACCACATTTACCATGTGCATGGTCAAAGTGCCAAGCAAGAAATAGAAACTATTGCTTTCTATTAGCTCCGGTCCGAATTAATCGACGCCGGCAGCAGTTACGATACGTGCATGCACAGGCTACACTAGAACGGAGGTAGTACAAAGGAAGTAAACTAGCTGCACTTATGTGCAGAACAACCTAGTCCTGCCAGTAAATGTTCAGCTGATTTCAACTTCATTTTGAATCAGCGAGCTCCGTTTTATCTAAGTTAGCAACTTCCGTTTGATACCCAAAGAATACAACTACAATTCATCAAAAGGGGACATTCATGTCGGCTACAAACTCGTCTACATCAATTTCTTCCTCAGACAGATGCCATGTCGGATAACACCAAAATGGCTTAGGTACGGGCCATCTGTTAAGAGGAAAACACAATCAAGTTACTGGATAATATATAAATCTGAATTCTGCAACGTGCTACTGAATGCATACTAAAGAAAGAATACCTGTTTAGGCTATGATCGTCAGTAGCAATAGTCCTACaaaaaaaaccaaattaaagtttTTAGCATTTAAGAGTAACCACGCGCAAGACCAAGCCACCAAGGGAATGCAAAAATGGGTAAAAGGATTTTTGGTGatccaagacaaaaaaaaatGCAAACGCTATGTTGATAGTGGATTGGCAGGTATTCACTCATATTTTCCCCAGATTTAAGTAGGTTGTGGTTTTTGAGAATTGCAGAGGGAGAGTATTTTGACCCTATTTAGTTATACTTGCACTGCTACTACCTTTGACCCTATTAAGTAGGCTGTTCATTTTGCTATGTATGTACATTTGCATAATTGCTATTTTTGATTCTCCCTTATCGCAGTGTATCTTTTTGCTAAAGATTCCGCTCACCAAGCTGACATGCTTTATGTACATTACAGCTGCCAATGTAACCATTGCAAGCAAAGTTAGTTGAATGTGTATAGAAAATGTGTGGCATCATTTTGCGAGGCCTAAAACTTGACATGATATTATGGGATAAGTTATTAATCAAATCAAATCCGTAGCTACGCAAAAATTGCATCTTTTTAGTTCAGTCAGTTCACTTAACCAGCATGCTTAAAATTTCTTTTTATACGGAAGCTGCACATCATGTCATGATTAgttctttaccttttattgacctACATAACAATATTTGCAATGCCTCTGGTTGATGCCACAACCCACTGTTTTCAACATTGCAATGGCATAACCATACTTGGAATGCCATCAACATTGAAGGTCTTGCTTTGGATAAGTTTATTGAGAATATAACTGCATATTCCCTGTCATGACCTGAATCCACATCCATGATCAACTTGACACTGAACAACCTCCAAACCTGATTCAGCTACTTTTGGCAATTGCCTTTACTACTCTACGGTTTACAATATGTTCGCATGTTCCTGTTTAAGTACATGAGTATTGTCAACTGATATTGCCAAGTTGCTTTGTATGCATTCATGTTGAGATGTTACAATCACTATATATGAGGTTGAATAATCAATCGCAAGTACCCGTATTTTGCTTAAAGAAGCAAGCTAATACAAATGGACGCAATTCATTAGAGAGTGCTGTAGAGATTGGATTTTAATCTCGTAATTGTAAAAGAGTATTTCAAAACATTAATATCTGTGGAATTGAGAGGATTGGGTGAAGGGGAGGGATTCACCAAATCCCCTCACATCCCCATTCCACTTGGGGCTAGATTTACACCGCTTGCAAACGAGGTCTCAAGCTTCAATATTATGCACATGAAGAAACACTTGTACTGTACAGAACTTAACATAAGTATAAAAAACATACCTTTGTGCACTCAAACCCCCCAAGAGTTCCAAAATTATATTCATTGGTATGTATGGAGTTTCTTCCAAGCCATAGAAGTTCATGCCAATAAAGTTCCCATCAAAATCGATAAGAGGCCCTCCAATTCCAGCCTAGCACAAACAGAAAAAGATGGCTTGTAAGCCATACAGATGTGGCGATAGATTTCAGTATTCATATTCTGGTGCAATTATTATTTTCGCCATACGGAAAAACACAGCGTACCTTCGTGATTTTGCAAGTAGAGATCACAAGATCTTTGCAATTAAGCTCACTTGGTTTGCTAGTCACTACCCCACTTGTGGCCATTAATTTACCTGAACTGTAGACGCGCCCTAAAGCTACTACCTCCCCATGAGGTTTAAGTTGCACCTGATCACTCATTCGTGCTGCCCGAGTACAGCAGAGACCTGTGATGTTGACGACAGCAATGTTATAGTTTGGACTAATATGTTGTAAAGTCCCTCGAATAATTCGATTATCTGGAAGGCACACTATAATCTGCAATTAATGATATGATGAGAACCAGCAATGAATAAGCAAAAGGTGTATTTACAAAATTATTAGCAGAGTAACAACCTTCAAGTTATCAGCAACCTTGTTTTCAATGACAGAAGTTCTAACCAAACTTGCCGAGGTCAGAACTCTTGTGGTAGACTCATTGCATTCTATAACTACGCCTGTGCAAGCAAAACACCTTTTTCCTCCTAAGAGAGTGATAATTCACATAATTTAGTGATGAAATTGTAAAAAGAATACCGAAAGCAAATGAGCTTATAGCAAATACAATTACCAACGAATGAAGCCAGTGCTACAACACTTTGAGACATATTTGAAGCAACTTCTTTTTGGAGCTCGCTCAAGATAATTTCACTGAATTCCTCTTCAAAACTATTAACCAAACGCCTGCCGACTGGCCACACCAATAAAGGTTCAGTAGTTGAGGGCTAGAGAAAGCAGAACAGAGTAAAAATAAAAAGACAAAGAAAAAACTCACTATCCTCCCAAAGTGGAAAAGGATAACCATTGGACCTCAGCTCTTCTTTTTCAGCAATACCTGATTAATGATCATtgcaacaaagtaaagagattgttgACGCCGTGTGTTAAAAATAATCAAGAAAACTGAAAGCAATAACTCACCAAGAGCAGACGAATATGGCCATCGAGCATGAAAACACTTACAGTTTAGTATTTGATCCTTCAGTCCTGGTGCCACGGGTGAAAAATCAATAACTGTGACCAATGATCAATACCTAACATTAAAGGTGACCTAACCTGGTTGACATTCTGGATCACAGAGAGTACATATGGAAGGTTTCTGATCCTTTTTTTTCTCCCCCCTTAAGCTGCCTAAAATGGAGAAGAGAAATGAACAGATTTTAGAACATGGAAAAGCACTATGAATGAAAGGAGTATATTCTCATATAGCATATCTATTAAGTAACACACCGTATATGTTAGTATGATAATAGCTACAAGCATAAAAGTACAAAGGTTAATGTGTACGGAGATTCTACAAATGATCACTGAAAATTAACATTGGTGCTGATGAATTGCTTGATATCATACACTTTCGCAATCTTAAGgagtgagtgtgtttttctcaacTTGTGAATCAGACTTACGAGGTATGGGAAATCTTTCGACTGTACTACCAGGTCCTTTCTTAGCCCTGCAACAGAATGGTATAAACTCGTCAGAGTAATAAAGACATCCACAAAAGCAAATGTAAGGACATCCACAAACTAACTCTGATTCCCTCAGTATTACAGTTAACTAAGCATGTTAGACTCCTCACTAAATAGCAATTTATGATCATGCCTTAACTGTTCTTAGCCTTCTACAGTGCATGCTGTAATTTACATAGCGTGATTTCATATTCCACTTTGTGAACTTTAAACACAATGTTTTGTCAAAGAAAATTCAACGACATGAGATTATACAAACATGGTGTTAGCTGCAGCATAACGTCATAAAAAGGCACTATTTTATTAAGTCCGATCTTGTTAAGACCATTACTATTTTTCCTAAGCATGTGTGTTCCATGTGCAGAAAAATAGTAAGATCAAGTACGAGACAAGGGCAGAAGAGTGAAAGGAGACACATACATAAGCCAATCGGAGAACCTTTGGCTCATAAGGACTATAGAGGACATACCAGGACGGGATTCTTTCGCTAAACTGCTTGAGGAGTTCAAGAATTATATTCCTTGCTAGAAATGGAGTCTCTTTCTCAGCATAAAAGTTCATCCCAATGAAGTCCCCATCAAAATTAATGAGGGGCCCTCCAACTCCAGTCTAAAAAATAGAATAACGTTACGCTCAACCAAGCACAAAAATTTAGCGACATTGAAGGAAATTTGTATAACTGAAAAAGGGAGGAACTTTTAGTGCCCCCAGAAAATAGTGTAGCGCATATAATGGTAAATTAAGCCACTCATATCATGAAACCATTATCTATTTTCGCTACGTACAGAGAGAAATCAACGGTGGACGCACCATGGTAATTTCACATGTGGAGATTGCAAGCTCCTCGCGGTAATCTCGGCTTGGATTGTCAGTTAACATCCCAGCTGTGGCCATTAATTTTCCTGAGTTGAAGGAGCGTCCTACAGCAACTACTTTGCTATGGCACTCAAATTGCCGCTGATTATCTAGACGCGCCACTCGAAGAGTGTGGAAGCGAGGTATGTTGATAACAGCGAGATTGTGTTGTAAATCATAGAAGTTCAACCAGCCAAGCTCAACTTGGTCATCT
This Lolium perenne isolate Kyuss_39 chromosome 1, Kyuss_2.0, whole genome shotgun sequence DNA region includes the following protein-coding sequences:
- the LOC127313366 gene encoding uncharacterized protein, translating into MKIKRGGGVRKRSSYKKQKTGTSNGGISHPHNPFEEEFGSSSGSGQGVWTELSEEVASNLANTVVSLASFSEGDTMFFACSGIIIKNDPDTQITSFLTSLSLVRSTEDDSKLFQNMKIQVRLPDDQVELGWLNFYDLQHNLAVINIPRFHTLRVARLDNQRQFECHSKVVAVGRSFNSGKLMATAGMLTDNPSRDYREELAISTCEITMTGVGGPLINFDGDFIGMNFYAEKETPFLARNIILELLKQFSERIPSWAKKGPGSTVERFPIPRSLRGEKKKDQKPSICTLCDPECQPGLKDQILNCKCFHARWPYSSALGIAEKEELRSNGYPFPLWEDIGRRLVNSFEEEFSEIILSELQKEVASNMSQSVVALASFVGGKRCFACTGVVIECNESTTRVLTSASLVRTSVIENKVADNLKIIVCLPDNRIIRGTLQHISPNYNIAVVNITGLCCTRAARMSDQVQLKPHGEVVALGRVYSSGKLMATSGVVTSKPSELNCKDLVISTCKITKAGIGGPLIDFDGNFIGMNFYGLEETPYIPMNIILELLGGLSAQRTIATDDHSLNRWPVPKPFWCYPTWHLSEEEIDVDEFVADMNVPF